A window of Ruminiclostridium herbifermentans genomic DNA:
AAGCAGAGGGCATACCTTATGATAAGGGGTTAAGATAGACATTTTACTTATATAATGGTTTTGTAGCGCTACAGTCTGGTACTTATAAGGCTTGTAGCGTTTGCTTTTTTATGAGAGTATATTTATTGACTGGTATGGGAATGAATTTTATATGAAAATGAGTAGGTATTATCAGCAATTTTGGTTTTTCATATATAAGGTTTTTATTTGCCCAAAGCTGAAATATGATGTATAAAATATTGTTATATATTGTTAGATAAAGTATATTTGTTATAATATAATAGCTATAGATAATAGATATAAAATGGACAAAATAGATTATAAGAGTGGTGTTTGAAAATAGCGAATGTGTTGTATTTTGTTTAGATTAATTAACGCTTAACGCTAATTATTTATTAACCTTGTGGGTAAAAATAATAGTACTGTTATGCTTCCGTACAAGTAACACTAAGGGTAACATAATAGTACTGAGTATACTTGTACTTCCGTACAAACTTATCTAAATGTGTACTTACAAGATATTTGTTGAATTAGTATTGGTTCAGAATAATTAATTATACCGTCAAACTTATTTCAAAATAATTAGCATAACGAGCTAAATTAGCATTTGTAAATACATTAACATTTAAAAATATGAAAGGAACAGCGATATGATAATAAAAAATGCAGAACATGAAATTACAGCTGTAAAGCCAAATCAATATCCGGTTACAGGGTTTCCAGAGGTTGCTTTTGTGGGCAGATCAAATGTGGGAAAGTCCTCAATAATTAATACCTTGTTAAATAGAAAAAATCTTGCAAGAGTGGGTCAAACGCCGGGCAAAACAAGACAAATTAATTTTTTTGCTGTAAATGGTAATTTTTACTTAGTAGATTTGCCAGGCTATGGCTTTGCAAATGTATCAAAGGAAATGAAGGCTTCTTGGGAAAAAATAATTGAAACCTATTTGTATTCAAGAAGACAAAATCAACTTAAGTTAGTAGTAATGCTTGTGGATATCAGACATTCACCCAGCAAAGACGATATAGTAATGTATCAATGGATTAAGGGATATGGAATGAATTCAATTATTGTTGCTACGAAGGCTGATAAAATAACCCGATCCCAAATAAATATCAGGCTCAATGATATCAGAAAGGTGCTTCAGTTGGATAAATCAACTAAAATTATACCTTTTTCCTCTGAGAAAAGAACAGGTAGAGAGGAAGTTCTTGAGGAGATAGGCAGAAGTTTGTTTGGGGATGAAACAGCTGTAGAGCAATCAGCAGCGGGAGATGTAAAAAAAGAAGGTGCAGACAAAACCGGTCAAGGGTGAGAATCAGCTCAAAAGGTAAATAGCAAGCAAACAGAGACAGCACAAGAAATTGATGAACTAGTGGAACTGGACAAGCTGGATGATTCCGAATTAGCTGAAGATATAGAGGAACAAATAGAAATTGAGGAGCCAGCAGAGTAGTTACTCAAAACAGTACGGTTATGGAGCAGTGATTATGGATAAGAATGATTATAAAAGTGATTATAAAAATGATTATAAAAAAGAAGAAGAAAAACTGAGAAAAAAGCTGAGAAGCATGAGAATTATCGCAACGTCTCTGCTGGTATTTATGGCAATTGTTTTTATTGTGTTCAGAAGATATGAGGATAGAGGTTTATTTTTTTCATCTGTAGCCGCATTTGCTGAGGCTTCAATGGTGGGAGCACTTGCAGATTGGTTTGCAGTGGTTGCTATATTTAAGCATCCTTTAGGCTTAAAAATCATACCACATACTGCCATTATTCAGAATAACAAGCAGAGGATTGCAAAAGCATTATCTAATTTTGTTGTATCAAATTTTTTCACTCCTGAAATCATTAAAGCAAAGTTGGATAAGGTTAGTATTTCTGAAAAGATATTTGGTTATATTCAACAAAACAAGAGTTCTATTGCAAAAGCCATTTCCAATAAGCTTCCTGAAATAGTTGATTCAGTTGATGATGATACTAAGGTTTCAGAACTTGTGAAGCAGCAGATTGATAGAAAAATTGAAGCTGTAAAATTATATCCTATGCTGGCTACTATTTTGAAGCCAATACTTGAAGGGGGACATCATAAACCAATTGTTAAAGGTCTTTTGAATTCTACATATAATTATATTGGAGAGAATAAAGATAAAACTATGCTTGTTTTGGGAGGAATAAACAAAACCTTAACAATGCCTTTTATTGGTGATCTTGTCTATAGAAAGATTTTAGAATTTTTGTATACACAAGCTGAGGAAATTGATACAAATGAAGAGGTTGAGGTAAATAAGCTTTTGTTATCGGCACTTCCAAAGCTCATTGAGGATATGGAAAATTCACAGGAACTGATTAGCAAAGGAGAACTGCTAAAAGAGCAGATAATTAATTCTGAACTATATGGTGAACTTCAGAATAAGCTAGTTGATGTTGTGCTTGATTTCAAAAATTCTATAATGACTGATGAAGAAAGGTTAACCGAAAGAGTAAGTGCAATATTGGATAAGCTTGTATTAATAATTTCTGAAAACAATAGGCTTCAAGACAGCGTTGATAGCGCGATAATTGATACTATTGAGGGTATTGTTTCTCAATATGGGAATAAGGTTGGTGACCTTATTTATGATACAATGGACAGCTGGGAAACTAAGAGCATGGTTGACAAGCTTGAAGTACAGGTTGGAGCTGACTTGCAGTACATTCGAATTAACGGTACAGTAATAGGTGGTTTAGCTGGGTTAGCTATTCATTTGCTGACAGTGTTGTTTTAAGCTAAATGTTGGTTCATTTTAGTTATTTATGGCGCCGAATACACTAAACATATATGCTTCATTGTTTTGTGGGGCTGATGTAAAGTAAAAGTAGCTGTATACTGATGTCTTATTGCAAAAAATATTACTAAGTAGAAAAATATATCTAGTTGCTAAGCTTGGTTAGAAATTGAAGCTAGAAATAGTAGGTGAACAACAAGTATTGTAGCCGACACAGCGAAAAAAAATAGCTGTGAGTATTAACCCGAGACAAGGTGTCTTGGTTAAACGTTCGGTGGAAGTGCTTGTTCTTCACCTTAATTATTTTAGAGTCAATTTCGTGAGCGAGCCATAGATATATATTGCATGGGAGTACTATTTGAGCAGTTTACTTTTGATATATATATTATTTTTTGTTTTGCAACAGCACTCAGTAGAATCAACTATTATTCTTCACTTACAAATTTAAGCAAATATCTTTAACCAAGTAACCCATTTATCTAAGTTGTACTCGCGTACCAGTATAAGGAATAAGTAGTTATCTACAAACTCAGTTTAATATAAACTAGTACAACGAGTTAAATTTTCTAAATTAACTATAGCGATTAATATTGCTAAACTCAAAGTGTCTCATTTTTCAAGGGTTTATTTTCAAAATAGCAAAAATAGCACTTTTTAAAATTAATTTGTTTTAAACTTTTCCTCCGTGGTATATATATTACTGTCGCTGCTAAACCATTTAGTTAGCGGCTGAGAAAACATTAAAGTACATAAAATTATATAAATTATAGGAGGATTTTGGTATTATGAAAAAATTTGTTTGTTCAGTTTGTGGATATGTTCATACAGGAGATACAGCTCCAGATAATTGCCCTCAGTGTAAGGCTGCAAAGGAAAAATTTGTTGAACAGAAAGAAGCTTCAGCTGCTTTTGCTGATGAACACAGAATTGGTGTTGCTCAAGGCGTTGATGCAGAAGTTTTAGAAGGATTAAGAGCTAATTTTATGGGAGAATGTACTGAAGTAGGAATGTACCTTGCTATGGCGAGACAGGCTGAGCGTGAAGGATATCCTGAAATCGGTGCTTTCTATAAGCTAGCTGCTTGGGAAGAAGCTGAACATGCTGCAAAGTTTGCAGAACTTTTAGGAGAGGTTGTTTTCCCAGATACAAAGAAGAACCTTCAATTGAGAGCAGAAGCTGAGCATGGTGCTTGCCAAGGAAAGAAAGACCTTGCTACAAAAGCAAAGCAGCTCAACTATGATGCAATCCATGACACTGTGCATGAAATGTGCAAGGACGAAGCAAGACATGGAGCAGGTTTCAGAGGACTTTTGAAGAGATATTTTGGTGAATAAAAATATAAAATGATATGAAAAAATACAATTCTCATTATCAGCAAATCGTTGAAAAATAAGGCTTACAGCTTTAGTTCACGAAACTGATTTTAAGAATTGTATTTTTTTATATTTTTGTTTATTAAAATGTATATTTATTTTTGGTGGGAAAACGGTGGGAAAATCATCGTTTTTTTTATTGCACTGAATAGATTGAAAATAATTAAAATGGTTTCTGTATTGATTTTATTCGTTTAAAGGTATATAATCATTGCAATAATTAGTAAATTGTTATGCATAGTAGCTTGAACCTCTTTTATCAAAGGGATATAAGCATATCACATTAGAGGCTAAGCCCTACGCAATTGTAGGGCTTTATTAGTATAAAGCATGGGGAGGTCATACCGTGGATTATATTTCAGCTGCTCAAGCAGCAGAAAAATGGGGCATTACAGTAAAACGCGTCCAAGTGTTATGTAAGGAAAACCGCATACATGGTGTTGAGCGAATAGGCCGGGAATGGCTTATTCCGATGAATGCAGAGAAACCTGCCGACGCAAGGATCAAGAGCGGTGAATATATTGGTTTTTCAAAGAAGTATCGCGGTAAAAAGGATAACAATGAAATTAACGAAGGCTACAAAGTAGGAGAATCGGATAAAAGTTTTGATTATTAATTTTGGAGGGGAAACCGGTGATTGTATTTGATAACATAAATAAAATTGTCAAAGACGATATGGAAAATGAAATAAAGAAGAATAGTCGTCTATCAATTGCTGCTGCTTGCTTTTCTATATATGCTTATAAAGAGCTGAAAAAACAGCTTGAAGGAATTGACGAATTGCGGTTTGTTTTCACGTCACAGGCTTTTACCACTGAAAAAGCAAAAAAAGAAAGACGCGAATTTTATATCCCGCGCCTATCCCGCGAGCGTAGCCTATACGGCACAGAATTTGAAATTAAGCTCAGGAATGAATTGTCACAAAAAGCTATTGCTAAAGAATGCGCTGATTGGATACGGCGCAAGGTTACATTTAAATCAAATGTTACCAGTGAAAATATGGGCGGGTTTATGAATGTTGAAACAGGAAGCAATGTTGTAACATATATGCCCCTTAATGGATTTACAACCGTTGATATTGGCTGTGAGCGCGGTAACAATACATACAACATGATTACAAAATTTGAGTCGCCTCATAGCGATGAGTTTATACGATTGTTTGATACAGTATGGAAAGATACTTCCAAGTTGCAGGATGTAACTGATGAAGTTCTTGATAGCATAACCGTAGCTTATCGCGAGAACTCTCCTGACTTCATTTATTTTATAACACTTTACAATATTTTTAATGAGTTTTTAGAGGATGTTTCCGAGGATGTATTGCCTAATGAAGCGACTGGTTTCAAGGAAAGCAAGATTTGGGGAAAGCTATATAACTTTCAGAAAGATGCTGCACTTGCAATCATAAATAAGCTTGAAAAATACAATGGCTGTATTCTAGCTGACAGCGTTGGTTTGGGTAAGACTTTTACTGCACTTGCGGTTATAAAATACTACGAGAATCGCAATAAGACGGTTTTAGTACTATGCCCTAAAAAACTGGCTGATAACTGGAATACATATAAAGATAACTACGTAAATAATCCAATTGCTGCTGACCGCTTAAATTATGATGTTTTATACCATACTGATTTATCCAGAGATTCGGGTAAGTCAAACGGGCTAGATCTTAATCGCCTAAATTGGGGTAATTATGATCTTGTTGTAATTGATGAATCTCACAATTTCCGCAATGGTGGCGAGTATTCCGGACCTGATGGCATGCGGGAAAACCGATATCTTAAACTTTTAAACAAGGTAATTCGTACAGGCGTAAAGACCAAAGTTCTTATGCTGTCAGCTACACCTGTTAATAATCGTTTTTATGATTTGCGTAATCAGCTACAGCTGGCATACGAAGGTGATACAAGCATAATTGATGAGAAACTTAATACAACGCACTCCATTGATGAGATATTCCGAAATGCACAGAGGGTATTTAATACATGGAGCAAGTTGCCCCCGGAAAGCAGGACAACAGCTGTTTTGTTACGTATGCTCAACTTTGATTTTTTTGAAGTGTTAGACAGCGTAACAATTGCGAGGTCAAGAAAGCATATTCAAAAGTATTATAACACCTCAGATATAGGTCAATTTCCAGAAAGATTGAAACCAATATCTCTCAGGCCAAGCCTTACCGATTTGAATGGAGCAATAAATTACAATCAGATATATGACCTGCTTATGCAGCTCAATCTACATATTTACACGCCTACAGATTACGTGTTTCCCAGCAAGCTTGACAAATATGTAGATACATCCAAAAATATTAACCAAGCTGGGCGGGAACAAGGTATTCGCCGTTTGATGAGCATTAACCTATTGAAGAGATTAGAAAGCTCTGTATTTGCTTTTAATCTGACAGTAAAAAGAATCCTGGAGTTTATTAGGAATACGATTAATGCAATTGATAATTACACGAATGGCGGATATGTACTTGATCTGACTGAAATTGAAGAGACTGAAGATTATGATTTTGATGATCAAAATATGGACTTCTTCTCGGTTGGTAAGAAAGTCAGAATAGACCTTGCCGATATGGACTACATATCATGGCGAAAAGAACTACAAGCAGATAAGGATACTCTTGAATTACTTTCATTAATGATAGAGGATATTACACCTGACCATGATATGAAACTGCAAAAACTGTTTGAAGTTATACGCAGGAAGATTGAAAACCCCATAAATGACGGGAACAAAAAGGTTCTCATATTTACTGCATTTTCGGATACAGCAGAATATTTATATGCTAATGTCAGCAAATATGTAAAAATGTATTTTGACCTAAATACTGCAGTCATAACAGGCTCGGTTGATGGCAAAACAACAGTGCCAAAGCTTCGTGCTGATCTTAACACAGCACTTACCTGCTTTTCTCCGATTTCAAAGGACAAGCATCTGCTAATGCCTAATAACAAGGACGAAATTGATATATTAATTGCTACCGACTGTATCTCAGAAGGTCAGAATTTGCAGGACTGTGACTATTGTGTAAACTACGATATTCACTGGAACCCCGTCCGCATTATTCAGCGTTTTGGACGTATTGACCGTATAGGAAGCAAAAACAAAGTGATACAGCTTGTTAATTTCTGGCCAGATTTGACATTGGACGACTATATAAACCTTAAAAGCAGAGTTGAAACCAGGATGAAGATTTCAGTAATGACTTCCACTGGCGATGACGACCTTATTAATGCTGAGGAACAAGGAGATCTTGAATACCGTAAAGCGCAATTAGAAAGGCTTCAAGAAGAAGTTGTTGATATTGAAGATATGTCTTCCGGTATTTCAATAATGGACTTGGGGCTTAATGAATTTCGCCTTGATTTACTTGAATATATTAAGCATCATCCTGATATTGAGAAGGCTCCACATGGTATGAATGCTGTTGTAGCTACAACAGAAGAATACCCTGCTGGTGTTATCTATGTCCTTAAGAATATAGATGGTGGTATAAATATCGATAATCAGAATAGATTGCATCCTTTCTATATGGTGTATATTTCAGAGAATGGTGATGTTGTTTGCGATCATCTCTCACCAAAGCAAATGCTTGATACAATGCGCTATCTCTGCCGTGGTAAGACTGAGCCTGATGTTAAGCTATGTAAATTAGTTAATAGTGAAACAAAAGACGGGCGTGATATGTCAAAGTATTCCGAACTATTAGGAGAAGCGATCAATTCTATTATTGATGTCAAAGAAGAAAGTGATATAGACAGCCTATTTCACCAAGGGGGTACTACGGCTCTTCTTTCAAATATTACAGGGCTTGATGACTTTGAATTGATATGCTTTATCGTAGTAAAGTGAGGTGTGTTAGATGCTTGAGCTTCCTTCTTCAACTGCATTTAACAGAAGAATACCTAAACAGAAGTTTTATGAAAATCTTTCAGTAACACCTGAAATTAAGCGGATATTTATCGAGCAAATATCAGTAATATACTGGCGCAATAAAATTGCTGCGACTACAATGAACATTGGCGCCGGAGAAAATGTTACTGAGTTGGAAGTGTTTGAACTTAGATTAAATCAGCAGGGTCTGGATACTCGTGTGTTACAGCTTATAGATAGAGAAATACCATATCATATATTATTTCTTTTGTCGTTTAATGGCCTTTACCAAGCTTGGATAGGATACAAAGAACAGAGTCATACAAAGCAAGGGGTATTCAAGGTTAATAGCTATTACCACACGGATTGGGTAAAACCAGATCAACTTAATTTAAAACTAGATGGTCTCAATGTTGATGCTGTATATGATAACTTTATTCGACAGATTGCTGGAGAACGGTTGCTAAGTGCGATTGAGAATACAGGCAAAACAACAATTGATTTGAAAGAAGCTATAGAAAGAGATGAAAAGCGTCAGAAGCTAATGAATCAAATAGCGGTGCTGGAGACGAAGATCAATAGGGAAAAGCAATTCAATATTCGAGTACAACTTAATGGTGAGTTAAAAAAGTTGAAACAAGAACTGTCTCAGTTAAAATAAAAGGGGGTGCTATAAATGGATATTGAAAAAGTAGCGACAGCAGAAATTGTCCGACAAATTTCCAAAACAGATTATTTGGCTCCGTTTATTAATGACGGCGACAAGGAACCATCGTGGGATGGTGCTATATATACATACTCCCGAAGTTCAAAAAAAGTCGATGAACTATTAGGTAGAGTTCCAGTACAGGTTAAAGGTCATCTTGATAATAACTTTTTAAATGAAACAATCTCTTACACTGTTCGTGTGGCCGATTTACGTAACTACTTGACAGAGTGTGGGACTGTATATTTTGTTGTATATATAAACGATGATGGAGATTGTAAAATATATTATGCCAATTTGCTTCCATTTGTATTAAAGCGACTTTTAAAAGATATCGGAAATCAGAAAACAAAGAATATTTCATTATCTGCTTTTCCT
This region includes:
- the yihA gene encoding ribosome biogenesis GTP-binding protein YihA/YsxC yields the protein MIIKNAEHEITAVKPNQYPVTGFPEVAFVGRSNVGKSSIINTLLNRKNLARVGQTPGKTRQINFFAVNGNFYLVDLPGYGFANVSKEMKASWEKIIETYLYSRRQNQLKLVVMLVDIRHSPSKDDIVMYQWIKGYGMNSIIVATKADKITRSQINIRLNDIRKVLQLDKSTKIIPFSSEKRTGREEVLEEIGRSLFGDETAVEQSAAGDVKKEGADKTGQG
- a CDS encoding DUF445 domain-containing protein, which translates into the protein MDKNDYKSDYKNDYKKEEEKLRKKLRSMRIIATSLLVFMAIVFIVFRRYEDRGLFFSSVAAFAEASMVGALADWFAVVAIFKHPLGLKIIPHTAIIQNNKQRIAKALSNFVVSNFFTPEIIKAKLDKVSISEKIFGYIQQNKSSIAKAISNKLPEIVDSVDDDTKVSELVKQQIDRKIEAVKLYPMLATILKPILEGGHHKPIVKGLLNSTYNYIGENKDKTMLVLGGINKTLTMPFIGDLVYRKILEFLYTQAEEIDTNEEVEVNKLLLSALPKLIEDMENSQELISKGELLKEQIINSELYGELQNKLVDVVLDFKNSIMTDEERLTERVSAILDKLVLIISENNRLQDSVDSAIIDTIEGIVSQYGNKVGDLIYDTMDSWETKSMVDKLEVQVGADLQYIRINGTVIGGLAGLAIHLLTVLF
- a CDS encoding NADH peroxidase, which encodes MKKFVCSVCGYVHTGDTAPDNCPQCKAAKEKFVEQKEASAAFADEHRIGVAQGVDAEVLEGLRANFMGECTEVGMYLAMARQAEREGYPEIGAFYKLAAWEEAEHAAKFAELLGEVVFPDTKKNLQLRAEAEHGACQGKKDLATKAKQLNYDAIHDTVHEMCKDEARHGAGFRGLLKRYFGE
- a CDS encoding DNA-binding protein yields the protein MDYISAAQAAEKWGITVKRVQVLCKENRIHGVERIGREWLIPMNAEKPADARIKSGEYIGFSKKYRGKKDNNEINEGYKVGESDKSFDY
- a CDS encoding helicase-related protein, coding for MIVFDNINKIVKDDMENEIKKNSRLSIAAACFSIYAYKELKKQLEGIDELRFVFTSQAFTTEKAKKERREFYIPRLSRERSLYGTEFEIKLRNELSQKAIAKECADWIRRKVTFKSNVTSENMGGFMNVETGSNVVTYMPLNGFTTVDIGCERGNNTYNMITKFESPHSDEFIRLFDTVWKDTSKLQDVTDEVLDSITVAYRENSPDFIYFITLYNIFNEFLEDVSEDVLPNEATGFKESKIWGKLYNFQKDAALAIINKLEKYNGCILADSVGLGKTFTALAVIKYYENRNKTVLVLCPKKLADNWNTYKDNYVNNPIAADRLNYDVLYHTDLSRDSGKSNGLDLNRLNWGNYDLVVIDESHNFRNGGEYSGPDGMRENRYLKLLNKVIRTGVKTKVLMLSATPVNNRFYDLRNQLQLAYEGDTSIIDEKLNTTHSIDEIFRNAQRVFNTWSKLPPESRTTAVLLRMLNFDFFEVLDSVTIARSRKHIQKYYNTSDIGQFPERLKPISLRPSLTDLNGAINYNQIYDLLMQLNLHIYTPTDYVFPSKLDKYVDTSKNINQAGREQGIRRLMSINLLKRLESSVFAFNLTVKRILEFIRNTINAIDNYTNGGYVLDLTEIEETEDYDFDDQNMDFFSVGKKVRIDLADMDYISWRKELQADKDTLELLSLMIEDITPDHDMKLQKLFEVIRRKIENPINDGNKKVLIFTAFSDTAEYLYANVSKYVKMYFDLNTAVITGSVDGKTTVPKLRADLNTALTCFSPISKDKHLLMPNNKDEIDILIATDCISEGQNLQDCDYCVNYDIHWNPVRIIQRFGRIDRIGSKNKVIQLVNFWPDLTLDDYINLKSRVETRMKISVMTSTGDDDLINAEEQGDLEYRKAQLERLQEEVVDIEDMSSGISIMDLGLNEFRLDLLEYIKHHPDIEKAPHGMNAVVATTEEYPAGVIYVLKNIDGGINIDNQNRLHPFYMVYISENGDVVCDHLSPKQMLDTMRYLCRGKTEPDVKLCKLVNSETKDGRDMSKYSELLGEAINSIIDVKEESDIDSLFHQGGTTALLSNITGLDDFELICFIVVK
- a CDS encoding DUF4391 domain-containing protein, with protein sequence MLELPSSTAFNRRIPKQKFYENLSVTPEIKRIFIEQISVIYWRNKIAATTMNIGAGENVTELEVFELRLNQQGLDTRVLQLIDREIPYHILFLLSFNGLYQAWIGYKEQSHTKQGVFKVNSYYHTDWVKPDQLNLKLDGLNVDAVYDNFIRQIAGERLLSAIENTGKTTIDLKEAIERDEKRQKLMNQIAVLETKINREKQFNIRVQLNGELKKLKQELSQLK